In Accipiter gentilis chromosome 18, bAccGen1.1, whole genome shotgun sequence, the following are encoded in one genomic region:
- the HMGXB4 gene encoding LOW QUALITY PROTEIN: HMG domain-containing protein 4 (The sequence of the model RefSeq protein was modified relative to this genomic sequence to represent the inferred CDS: deleted 2 bases in 1 codon), giving the protein MAYDDSKKKEEYLESDRSVDDVGLPTGRIQREKKRSYKDLLQEEDEIATQDSDLFPGTEPHKKKRKHSSDEFCYRGVSPLDLPSKKKKKAVSSPSSADTTMDLLKAITSPLATSSKSSKKTSEKSSYSSSGHSESKKEHHKKKLSGSSGEHSVDDGSFHKSKKMKPLYVNTETLTLREPDGLKMKLILSPKEKSSAADDDSFSYSSAPAAAKKSSKKSARDEQGSFLLGHELQSFLKSSRKKHKPPPDSHPPSESFGADTSLFSEGHGSEYEISGVEAPPESGSSSGGELEAGELVIDDSYREIKKKKKSKKSKKKKDKEKHREKKHSKSKKSSGHGPVAVAEVSPPPPPSTPYVLPPPPPAAFHSDGQGEKRRKKEDKEKDKAEKWEKEKEREKEKEKEREKEKEKEREKEREKEKEREKEKEKEREKEKEREKEREREKEKEREKEREREKEKEREKEREKEKEREKEKEREKEREKPKKKNMSAYQVFCKEYRTTIVSEHPGIDFGELSKKLAEVWKQLPEKDKLIWKQKAQYLQHKQNKAEATTVKRKASSSDGAPKIKASPTGVISPHKKSPTSTVVVSSSPAKVPETDPIDVAAHLQLLGESLSLIGHRLQETEGMVAVSGSLSVLLDSIICALGPLACLTTQLPELNGCPKHVLSNTLDNIAYIMPGL; this is encoded by the exons ATGGCTTATGATGACTccaagaagaaagaag AGTACCTAGAGAGTGACCGAAGTGTTGATGACGTGGGGCTGCCAACTGGCAGGATACAGCGAGAGAAAAAGCGCTCTTACAAGGATCTGCTGCAAGAGGAAGACGAGATAGCAACTCAG GACAGTGATCTTTTTCCGGGGACAGAACCtcacaaaaagaagagaaagcactCCTCAGATGAGTTCTGCTACAGAG GTGTTTCGCCTTTGGATCTACcatcaaagaagaagaaaaaagcagtttctAGCCCATCCTCAGCTGATACAACCATGGATTTACTCAAGGCTATCACCTCACCTTTGGCCACAAGCTCAAAGTCTTCAAAGAAGACCTCTGAAAAATCATCTTATTCTTCCTCTGGCcattctgaaagcaaaaaagagCACCACAAGAAGAAGCTGAGTGGGAGCAGTGGGGAGCACTCAGTGGATGATGGTAGCTTCCACAAATCTAAAAAAATGAAACCTCTCTATGTGAACACAGAGACACTTACTCTTCGAGAACCGGATGGCTTGAAGATGAAGCTCATCCTTTCACCGAAAGAGAAAAGTAGTGCAGCAGATGATGATTCTTTCTCCTACTcttcagcaccagcagctgcaaAGAAATCTTCAAAGAAATCGGCTCGAGATGAGCAAGGCTCATTCCTGCTGGGTCATGAACTGCAGAGCTTCCTGAAGTCATCCCGGAAGAAGCACAAACCACCCCCGGACTCACATCCACCTTCTGAGAGTTTTGGTGCTGACACCTCCCTTTTTTCAGAGGGCCATGGGAGCGAGTATGAGATTTCAGGTGTGGAGGCACCACCAGAATCTGGTTCCTCTTCTGGTGGGGAGTTGGAGGCTGGAGAGCTAGTGATAGATGACTCCTACCGGGAAATCAAAAAGAAGAAGAAgtcaaaaaaaagtaag aaaaaaaaagacaaagagaaacacagagagaAGAAGCACTCTAAGTCTAAAAAGAGTTCTGGGCACGGTCCTGTGGCAGTAGCTGAAGtgtcaccaccacctcctcccagtACCCCCTATGttcttcctccacctcctcctgctgcttttcactcAGATGGTCAAGGTGAGAAGAGACggaaaaaggaagacaaggagaaggacaaagCTGAGaagtgggaaaaggaaaaggaaagagaaaaagaaaaggaaaaggaaagagaaaaagaaaaggaaaaggaaagagaaaaagaaagagaaaaggaaaaggaaagagaaaaagaaaaggaaaaggaaagagaaaaagaaaaggaaagagaaaaggaaagagaaagagaaaaagaaaaggaaagagaaaaggaaagagaaagagaaaaagaaaaggaaagagaaaaggaaagagaaaaagaaaaggaaagagaaaaggaaaaggaaagagaaaaagaaagagaaaaa ccaaagaagaaaaacatgtctgcCTATCAAGTGTTCTGTAAGGAGTATCGTACAACTATTGTGTCTGAGCACCCTGGAATAG ATTTTGGAGAGCTAAGTAAAAAACTGGCAGAAGTGTGGAAGCAGCTACCTGAGAAGGATAAACTG ATCTGGAAACAGAAAGCTCAGTATCTCCAacacaagcaaaataaagcagaagcCACCACTGTGAAGAGAAAGGCATCATCTTCAGATGGGGCACCAAAAATAAAAG CTTCTCCAACAGGAGTGATTTCCCCTCATAAGAAATCCCCCACCAGCACTGTGGTGGTGTCTTCCTCACCAGCCAAAGTCCCTGAGACAGATCCTATTGATGTAGCTGCACACTTACAGTTGCTGGGTGAATCTCTGAGCCTTATTGGTCACAGACTGCAGGAAACAGAG